The Aedes aegypti strain LVP_AGWG chromosome 1, AaegL5.0 Primary Assembly, whole genome shotgun sequence sequence gcgttatgaaatatgtgaatggacCCTAACATCAGAACACCATTTTATGTTTATGCTATAAGTTGTGAAAGGTTGGATTATATTAGCAACACTATTGCAGTACCGTAAATATTGAATTCAACAGAGAAGAGGATTGTTTGAATCTAATCTTTAATGTTTAGAAGGATTTTGTAGGTTCTCCAGCTGTTTGCTTTTAAATGTCAAATATTAAATAATACAGAACTAATTGAAACATTTGCCACTTTTTTGTGTTGTCATAAAATTTTTAGGACTGTATTTAGGTACTATCTAAGTATAATAAaatgaagaatttcaaaatacagTTGGATAGAAAccgtttaaattttgaaatggttTTGGACAAACATCTATTATAGAGTTATTAAAAGTCTAACAGACTAGCAATAAAGATGTTTTACGCAAACCTTCATGTAGTTTCAAAACTTGAAGTTTGCTTAGGTAATAAGAGTAACCTTAAGTAAGAGATTCTCTTTAAATGtattaattcaattttttttattgaaaattgcaTTTCACTTTTGAATTCGCAGAAAATAATTGCAATGGTAGAAATAAGGTAGGTACTTATTTTCAATCGAAATGGACAAAATACGGATAATTGCGTGCAGCTAATATAAATTCATAAGAAATTGGAATTATACAGTGTATGTAAGCGATAGGCacctcacaaaaaaaaaaaaaacatttgactgATTGCTTGCAAAAAATAATGACATAACAAACAAGCATCCCTCCaggaatcaaatatttttccaagaatgttatcaagaaataaacaaaatctgCCCAAGAATACTTAGATGACCTTGCCATTTATTCATCCATCAAAAAGCTCTCCATGAATTTATTGAAGGTTTCACAAGGAAAATGCTTAGAATGACAGGAAGAATTCACTGTAAATCTACATAAACTCATATAAAATTTTGTCAAGGATCAAACTAGGACTTGGTTATAGATCACGGATCAGTCATGTTAGTAACCCAAACTAAACTTCTCAGGAATCCACCAAAACGCATTCTAAATGAATGTGTCCAGAATTTCATTGGGAAACCACTCAATTTCTGAAAATCTTCAATCTCAGTTTTACTCCAATCGCTAGTAATCTGCTcaaaatatcaagaaaaaatCGTCGAAACTCTTTTACAAAACTACTAAAAATCTTATTTGCAAAGCACtagattttttgtcagtgtTTTTCCAAAGATCTTTCAAGTAACTGATCAATTATCGCCTCGATTCCATTTAGGATTATTGAAAAGATATCATCAAAAACATGCCATAGAAATTCAAAAGACATCTCATCAAGACACTTGCCAGTAATCCCTAACTACTCTTCTAAACACTTTTCAAGGATCTCAATAATTGTTGTCTCTCTCTTGAAACCAACGATTATTTGGCTAAAAACTATACCAGAAACCGTTAACTATTTCTCTAGCATTCAGGCAAAAATTTATAGTGCTTTTTCTTGGTGTGTCCTAGAATTTCCCGTATTTCTCCCggtcatttgtaattcccgcttttcccggatggatggacaccttgcaaatggctttatgccaaatgacccagaccccatgtactcaatgcctacttttgtcgaatgttacaaatatgcagttatgggcagtgtgaACGAGTCTAGAATTAGAAAATCTAAGGGTACGTCCCTAGCAGCTGATTGTAATTCATTGTCGTTCACATCGGATTGTTCAATTATTGAAGCAAAGTGCTCCGTAAATAATTCGTTGAATGAAGTCGGTTCGATACAGTTTTTCTTTTAGCGTCATTCGAAAGGCATTAGGCAAAAACTGTTGAGaaagtaatttttaaaaattgagaaaaatcacttcaaaaaaacccttaaaaacttgtaatttgccaagatttgaaaattatcgGCGTTTGGGtttcggcaaaattgtagattttaacTAGATTTACAACATTCCTATATACAACTATTAAGAGAAATGTCAAACAGAAAATTTAGAAATGAAAAACCATTCAGATTTAGGCCACTtagtattttgttcaatacaattaAATAAGTGTGATATTGCcatgatacaaatttgtgttatcacaagcatgaaacgagctcaccagttccTCGACAAAAGTCACAATCTCGGCATCGACACGCAAAAACTGTGATAGAAAATCACTCCGATGGCACGCAAAAACGAACTAACAGGCTTGGACCTTTGCAAAGAACTCTTTTTTATCTGGACCTGAGGAATAGTCGGGAAAGTAACTGAAGGTTTTCTGGACTCTCTCtctataaatttgaaatttagaaAAAGTGAGTTCATAgaccatttttgttagaagAGACATTTTAGAGATCTTCAATTAAAAACAGATACCTTTTAGAAAATTGCAATAAAATAATGACCAAGTCTCTTGAAAGAGAACTGCTACTactacttcttcttggcattacgtcaccactgggacagagttgTCTCCAGGTGATGTCATATATACACTAGTGCTAGTGAGCACTGATTTGATggggagatttttttctgaagacGGTCCCAGTTGCATCCCAGCGATACTCACAGGTATTGGAATCCTCGGTGGTCAGCGCAAAGTTCGAGTTGGAGTTCGAATCCGTCCCCTGTTTCCGAGTGTTTTCCTTATTCTCACTACTATTACTGTTACTATTGCTGTTGACCGAAGCCGCATTGCTGACCGTCGAGTTCCCGTTGGTCAGCACATTTCCTCCACCCCCAATCGTTGTGCCTCCTCCCCCTTTGAGCAGCCCTCCGCCCTTCTTGTTGTCCTTACTCGAGATCGGAACCCACTTGAAGATCTTCATGGACGTTTCCCCGATTGTGACCCACTTTTTCTCCCAGCGACGAACTCGATCCATTGAGAGCATAAACTTCTTGACATCGTCCTTCTTGCTGGCCCGCGTTTCGGCCCTGACACTGCGCGACATATTGGGGAAGGGTTTGTCCTTTGAGGAGACTCCAACCATACCACGCAAGGGACTTCTCCTCCAAGTGAGCAACGGCGGCGGGTGACGACAGGAGGAAGGAACGCTTCTCCTTCACGACTGAAGCGAAAATCGATGACCAGATGGATTCCACTAGCTGTTCTCGTCCGAATATCCACTCACTCCAAACGCAAACAACTTGCAACACTTGGTCCGCGATTAAACCTACAACTTTAGCGCACTTTCACCCGATTACCGTACCGAACGAGCGTTGtttattccatattttttcgtCAGCCTTATCGTTCCGAGTGGAAAGCACAACACAAAAATGGACTCCGAGAGGCGTTTGTCagtgttttcgaaaatttcgaaatggGTTTTGATCAAGTTCGAAAACATGGATGACTGAAGGGGAAACATTTCACGAGTCGGGGTTGGTGAAATGTTTCGACGAAGATTGCGTATCGGTAAGATTGGTATCCCAATGTGCTCCAATTCTGCACACAGAGAAAACaagtttaaaattaaatatattctgtatcattacaacaatatatctgtattatttgccggcttgtctttttttttgaaacaaggGAAAACATTACAAAACGCTTGGAGCGCAACGAAATCAGctataagctaagtatgctgcttcgcttaagaaaagtaaagaaattccttgacagaaagggtcaagaaatttcctacagagagccccctttgaagtgacatttcttctcaactgcgtactgcgatcagaaaaaaatgattttcttgaccatttcttgtgagaaattttccacgcatcgagataggcgattccttttcttgtcagtagcaaaccggcctatAGCTGTTAAACGGAAATGAGCTACAGAAAATTAAATGTTTCTTGGCATAATCAAACTACGTATtacttttgtaaattaaatctaTCTCATGTTTTCAGGTCACGATTATGAACCTCCATCAAGAAtac is a genomic window containing:
- the LOC5576471 gene encoding B-cell CLL/lymphoma 7 protein family member B-B; amino-acid sequence: MVGVSSKDKPFPNMSRSVRAETRASKKDDVKKFMLSMDRVRRWEKKWVTIGETSMKIFKWVPISSKDNKKGGGLLKGGGGTTIGGGGNVLTNGNSTVSNAASVNSNSNSNSSENKENTRKQGTDSNSNSNFALTTEDSNTCFSLVSDSQGATEFVSNMPFSEDSNSQGSDSAPKRLKTD